In Brienomyrus brachyistius isolate T26 unplaced genomic scaffold, BBRACH_0.4 scaffold35, whole genome shotgun sequence, the sequence GCTGTGGTAGTGGTCCACCATCTCCTTAGGGGTGAGGGCCGCTTGGGCACAGGGATTGGGCCCCCCACTGGGGAAGAGCAGCCAGGGTTAGGGAGGGTAAATGAATAGACGACAGTGCTACTTGAGGCCTGTGTCGcagtaatcccccccccccccccccaggcaagcGGCAGGATACTGACCCACGGTGGTGACAGGCCTCCTGTAGGGCACGAGGCCCCAGCTCTGGCCCATGAAGAGGCAGGGGGCAAAGCCTATGAGCTTCTTGAAGGTCGTCTGCAGGCTGCGGGCCATGCTGCCCTCAGGGAAGACCACCTGCTTGAAGAGCTCAGTCTCTCCAAAGGAGTACACTGGCACCAGAtcagccctggggggggggggggggcgaggggagGAGGCAGCGATTCAAGGATAATAGCTTTTAAATGTTGATGTAGCGTTAGTGTAACGTTGTTGGTTAAGGTTGCTGGTGTAACCTTGGTGTAATGCTGTTGGGTTAACGTCATTGATGTAATGTCATTGGTGTAACATTGTTGGGTTAACGTCATTGATGTAATGACATTGGTGTAACATTGTTGGGTTAACGTCATTGATGTAATGTCATTGGTGTATCATTGACGGGTTAACGTCATTGATGAAATGTCATTGGTGTAGCATTGAAGGGTTAACGTCATTGATGAAATGTCATTGGTGTAGCATTGACGGGTTAACGTCATTGATGTAATGTCGTTGGTGTGACATTGTTGTGTTAACGTCATTGATGTAATGTCATTGGTGTAACATTGACGGGTTAACGTCATTGATGTAATGTCATTGGTGTAACATTGATGGGTTAACGTCATTGATGTAATGTCATTGGTGTAGCATTGTTGAGTTAACGTCATTAAAGTATTGCTGTTGTGTAACATCATTGGGTTGATGTCATAGAGCTAGCGCAGTCGGGTTCATGTAGCCCTCACCCGTATTCCAGGGCCAGCCGGACAAAGCCTTTCCTCTGCTTCATGACCACAACATTGATCCCTGGAGCAGAGTCCAGTGACTCAGCAGCACCCCCTGTCACTATCACCACGGCATTCCCTTTGCCACGCCTGGTGAGGAGGTGCTCTAGGCTGGGCTTGCTCACGGGGCACATGCCTGCATGGGAGGGAGGTAGGAAGAGAGGAGAGGGCAGCGACAGGGGGATTGAAGGAATCAGGATGAGCAGGTTGGCATGGAGATCTCACTCTCCCGTTTGTATAGTTTGTCTTTTTTAATTTGGGAGGGAGAATGTTTGGTCTTTTTTGCACACCCTTCAGACTCGAGATTAACTGCAGATCCCCTGCAGATCTGACCCAGAAGCCATCCCTCACCTGCACACATCAGGTAGTCCCGGAAGATTGGAAGGCGGAAAAGCCCGGCCAAGATGGCCAGGTTAGCCCGCAGGCCTGGGAAGGCTTTGGAGAATCCGCCATATCCAGTGCTGAAGCTGCAGAAGGCCCCCACACACATAATACCATGGGGATGGGAGCCCAGGATGTAGTTCTTACTGGGGCTCAGTTCTGTGGTCTTCaccagcttgttttttttttttttttaggggggagggggggtggttagCATGAATCAGAAATGTATCAGGGAGGCGTGGGAGAGATTAAGGGCATAAGATTAAGAGAAGGAGCAAGACAAACAGAATAGAAAGAGTTTAGGGAATGGTCATGTGATTACCAGTGATCACATGGTGATCAAAAGACACGCCCTTTCTACCAGCCGCCGCCCATCTTGGGTTACCTTCACGGGGAAGTAGTTCTTAAAGTGTCTCCACACGGGCCAGTTTCGCACCCAGTCACTCTGTCTGCTCCCTGGTGGACCCAGAAGGCATAGCACGTCAAACACACTGATTTCTTCATTTTCGTGCTATTTTTGCGGTAATTCATTGATCCCCCATGGGAATATTGTGTTTTCGCCTATCAAGTTTTGCTCCCCATGAGACAGCAAGTTCGGAGGGGGTGCACAGCACAGGCTGAGACAGCGTGCAGCATCCTTGGAGCTCAAGGGCCCAAGACACCAGGCTACTGACCCTGCTGTTTACAACAGCAACCATTCAGTCAcatacacagaatggcatcttgCTCAGTGACAGTGCTGTGCTTAGCAGGGAGATGATGGAGACCTTTATGAAGCTATGAGCAGAAAGCCGTAGACTGATAAGTTGGGGCTTGAATGGAATTCTAGGGATCAGGGATTTGTATATGTGTGACAGTCAATGTCTAGGCACAGGAGacaggatgagagagagagagagagagagagagggtcaCCTACCTCTTTCTGGGGTGCTCCAGTCCAGCACCATCCATAGCAGGTAGGCAGTGGGGAGGAGCCACAGCGAGGTAAATAGCAGGTAGATGGTCAGTAGGGTGAAGAACGCACCTGAAGAGGTTATGTTAGTAACCCTTGGTGGATTAGCCAGGTGTAAGTCATGCTCAGCAAACCCAACTTGCATAAACTTACACAACTCACAAAGTCTATCCAGATACTATTAATGAACGCTAGTAACAGAAATTAGTCTCGCGACCAAGTACACTTGTGCTCATATGGGTGGGTGTGACACTCACCCATAAACAAGAAGGTCAGAACCCACTGCAGGACACTGACTTTCTGTATAAAGTCTACCCATCCGTCCATCTCTTCAACCTACGGAAAAGGAGAAATTCGCAATAATAAGTGACATACCAGAGGGTCTATCGGTCTTTACGTGTAACGTTCTAGGGGGAGTGATGCGCTTTACCGAGCGATACATTAtgctgacgggggggggggggtagcctgGCCCACATAAAAGCGTAACCGAGAAAGGGAGTCGCACCTCTTCAGACCTGGACGTCCGCAAACGCCTCACAGCTGCCATAGACCGATTTCGGACAATGTGGACGTTGTTTTCCTGCCGGCATAAATGACACAGAGACGATAGGTGTCATACATGTTGTAAATgaaattgataaaaaaaaaatctgatagcTATAATGCGCCGCCACAACCGAATTAATTTGCAATGAAGTGGGACtaggaataaaaaaattaacaataaaGTGTGTTTTACGTTTAATCACGTGAAGTTGTGTAGTGTTAATTTAATGCGGGGAGATTAACAGAGAAGTTATCGAGTTGGGAACTTTAATCTCTGAATAAGTGAAACAAGAGTGAATATTTCTTAAATAAAATGTTTCGTTTATATAGGATTCCTGAATGGAATAAATACGGTTTGATACAAAAATGATCAATTAGGCTACGTTTTAGAATGATGCGACATTCTAACCACGTCATCTCCGGAAAGCGGCAAATCGGGGATCCTCTTAACTAATTCCAGATGAATATATTTCCgtaaaaattttaaatagaaTTTGCCACTAAGTAACTTTTATGACTGCATTTGAAATAAATTGTTCTGATCATTGTGCTATTAAAGCAGAGCAGGGCAAAGTGTTCAGACTAGATACAGTTAATCATTACTGGACATCAGCTCGCACGGTTGAGTAAATTATTGCCGCTCGGTGAGGATCTCTTAAATGCGAGTAGTAAGAGTTGTCATTGAGGTCAGTGAGGTTTTTGTCGTTACCTGTCACCTTCCAGTTCTGAATGGTTCCTCCGATTTGGGTGTCCTGTGCCCCTGGACTCGCCAGAGATTTCCCAATTCACTCCCGGGTCAGAAACGTTTCGTGTCTGTACCAAGCGCCCTTTGCTCGGACCAACCGGGCTGAAGATAACGATCGCTTGATATACTGAACCAGCGGAATAACCGCAGACGGTCAATGTCAAGAATAACTCTGCAGAGTCGAACATCCTCACCAAACTAAACATAATCTAGCGAGTTTTTCTATTCCAACAAACGGGGCATTTATTTAAACCAGCGTTAGAAATAAAGGCTAATGACGGCGGTGACTCGGTGGCATAACTTCGGTAAGATTAGACCTCCTTCTTCACCTTGTCAACCCAGGTTAAACCAGTGCGGTTTTAAAAAGGGCAGCCTGTTTATCTATTGTCACCTGCTCTGCATCTGACATAATTATTCACGTGCGTGGGTTTCTGGATTCAGGTCGAGTAAATATTGTTATTCAGTATACCATACGGCTTGCCCAGTTACGGTCGCCGTGACCCATAGCGGCTCATGACCCTGGCAGCCTAAGAAGTGTCGGAACAAAGTTTTCTGGGTCAgttacacccacccacccacttacccacccccccccaacacacatacacacacacacacacacacacacacgcgtatctttatgggggactctccattcattttcgatgggtcctaaccttaaccataagtaaccaaactaaatacgagGCTTTAGGCATTCTTAGTTTTCTCATTGTATCCATAGATCATTCTAGGGAcctaaaatggtccccacaacgtcaaaaataacaggtttttatcacaatgtAATATGCACCTAATCCAAATACACatacgcacgcacgcgcacacacagccGTCCATCGCCTTTTGCTATGAAAGTGAAGAAAAACCCCGATAACACAGTGTCCCTGGGGGGCACTCTCGCCCGCCCAGGACTCCCTCAGTACTCCATATCTGAAATCAAGGGAAGCGTCCAGCATTTTAGACATCGCgtttttaatatttaacatCGCATATACAAAACGACTGGATGTTTTCCTCATGACAACTGTTGATTAAATAACCGTGTTACTATGGGGTTATCACGCTACAATGTTGGAGTATTATATTACTTTGTTTGAGACAGTGACACACCGAAGTCAACACACACTAGCCGCAAGTTATTGACCTGCTATTGACCTCACCACCGCTAACTGCTGGTATTTCACATacctcaataaaaataaagtctcTTGTTTCCTCCCAAATCATAAAATAACGAAGAAAAACTAAACATGTAATAAACTTTCCATGATATACGTTTCAAACTGTAGCCTATAATAAAAACACCAAACCTGATACTGAGTGTATATATGTTAATTATGTGTTTACGTAAAATGACCAGCCTAAATCCGACGAGTATACAGGGTGCACGAAAACATAACCCACAAAATGCCTTCAGGGGCATAAGTGATGGAGCGGAAGCAGGTAAACCCTGGTCAGTTATCGCATTTCACAGAaaaagacgacacagggagaataAAAATTAAACTGTTTATACAGCTGtgcgtgtatgtatatatatatatatatatatatattatatatatatatataatatatatatatatatatatatatatatatatatataatagacgGTGTTACAGTAGCGTAACTGCGAATGACACAAGGCAGATAGAGGGCAGCAAAAAATTGGGATAGGAAGGACTGGGATTTAATGGCGGCAGTGCTGAACTAGTCGCCCCAATAAAATAAACCTTCATGCAAATCCAGCGCTAAAATGAAGCGCTTTGCTATTTTGCGCTAACCTCACTAATCCTAAAGCGCACTGTCGGTGTCTGTCAGCCGTGTGTGCTTTAATGGGTATGGGAATGTGTGAGTGTCTATGCGGGGGTGTGGGTCTAAATTTGGACGTATGTCTCAGTTTGTCTGCGGCTGTTTGCGTGTAACTGTATGTCTGAGTGGATGAGCGTTTTCATGGCGTGTCTTTGTACCTAGTTTATTGTCAAAGCGTCTTATCCCGGTGATTATGCGTGTCAAGGGTCGGGGGTTAAATAAAACGCTTCATTGCGCTCGTCGTGTGTTTTTTGCGTGGATCATGTGTTCATTTGCATGAATCGTGTGTTGTTGACACCACGTGTTGgcctctttgtgtttttttttcctcccccgCCCTCCCGTCTGATCGCATCCCAGCCTCCACAGTGTCATTTCGCCGAATTTCCAGCGGCTTCTCCGGCTCGTCGCGTCCCTCGCTTGAAACGCGGTGTCGTCGATGGCTGTAGAGATGAAGGGACGGACCCCGGGAGCCCGACGCGATCGCCGGCCGCTGACGTCCGTGGCTAGTGCGCTGCCCAAACTGTAAATACCCGAGAGGACGGcggaggggagggagggagagagggaaggaAGGACGGCGCGACAGCGTCAACAAAAGGCACAATATCTACAAAAAATACTTGAAATCGTATGTCCGAGGGCTGGGAATGTCGACCTTTAAAAAGACGGCATCTCATATACGGCAGGACTGGCGGGTATCCGGCGAGGCGCGGCGTGCGGCAGACGCTTTCCGTACCCTCGACAGCAGACGGCTGGCTCCCGAAGAGCAACTCCAATATGAATATTAATAGTACTATTTGAGCCGGCATCGgccttatttatatatttcaagTTGCTTTTTTCATTGATTTCCTTTTCACGCTTACGGTGAGGATGTATCGGCTCCCCGGGACACGCCGGCGTGCCCTTTCATTTGTGAATGAGTCTTTAAGGGTATTTTTGTTACGTCGCAATGAAATGCACCACGGATTTGAACCGCAACTCTAACCGGACATTACACCAATCGATGATAAAAAACAGAAACGTTTAGGTTCGTCTGCCTGCGGGTGGGAAGCTGCTTTGGGCTGTTACATGCAGGATTATAAAATATCTTAACCTTTTCCTAGCACGGTATGTTGTTTAAGCATATTTTGAAATAAGGGGGTTCTTCCTGTCCTCGCTTATCACCTGCCTTCCCTGGAAAATGCACCATCATCagcgtttcaaaatgttttgcttgtttttacGACGGGAGGCACCTTGCGTTTTCCTTACAACAATATCGTTTAATTAACAAGTGAAATGCACGGTGTCATCAGTGTCGGGAATGACATTTAATCACTGGGGCttgtgatcccccccccctcccccgactaTTATTTCATAGTAAATAGCTAAACGGGATTCCCGTACAGTATCGCCGTGTTACTGCTGTGAATATATATAGTCGTGAAGAGATTAAAAAATCTCGCTTCTGTTTTTGGATGCGGAGTCGTCAGCCGCAGAAACACAGGTAAGTTTTTcactgtgtttttcctggtcTTTCCTTTAATAAATAGCCAGTAATTTAGGAATCCAAGTGGGACTTTATCGGGAATATCCGAAAACACGCTTAATGGTTGAAATTGGGCgaaatgttctgtttatttGAGCcgagggtgggtgggggggtgattgACGTGATCATACACTTCTGTCTGAACATCGTTTGAAACGTTGCTGCTATTGCCGTCACTTACATACACCCGTGATGGGATTACGTGCATTTGGGCAATAATTTGTCCCCTTTCTGAAAATCCAATGCTTGATTAATTACAGCTGCATTGGTGGATGATACTGTGGGTGTCTGTTTAAGTACAggcgtggtgtgtgtgtttgtggatggGGCTGTGATATTTTTGCGGTATGAGTGCGGGGTGAGGGTGTGTATCACTCCGTGCGTGGAAGCATGGAAGCATGTGAAGATTGTGCACCTGTGCGACGTTTTGGCGGCAGTGGCAGACCGGTACAGGTACGCCGTGCTTGTAGACTGTTCACCTGTATGGCGGTGTATCAGCAGGAAACAGGTGTACAGCACAGGTGCATGGGGCGATCTACAGTATGTCCTTGAATATGGTGGTATTTTGTATGTGGCAGTGTGGCGGCTTCAATGATCACGCGCGTCTCACCTGCTTAAACCTTGTGTTTAGGCTAGTTTTGTAAACAGTGGTGCAGTTTGTGTATTGCTGACACCCGGCGCTAGCTATGGCTGCTTCTGGCGTGGTAGCCTACTgcaggggaggcggggggagtggAGGCGACAGGGGTTTGCGTTTAAAATCCCGCCTCCAGCTTCATCTAAGCGTAGTACCATCAAGGGAGGGGAAAAAACACACCAGACTGTCTCCAGACAAGTGCACATAACCGTGGGCAcgcacacgcgcgcgcacacacacacacacacacacacacacacacacacacacacacacacacacacacacacaccctgctagGGAAAACAGCGGACCGTCTGTGGCATCGGCACGGAAACGCCGTCGCGCCAGTTTTCACGGGAGCAGCGCGGGGAGCCTCGCAGGCATGCGGGAAAGCTGCGGATCCCTCTCGGGGGGTTAGGGTTGACGCGGCGCTGTTTTTGGCGGCGGAGCATCTGAAAACGGCAGGGGCGTCAGCCTGAAATTGACCTTTTCTGTGCCGGTCTGGTGCCGTGTAGCTGCAGGAGCCTCATGTGGACTCAGGGTGACCCCAACGCCTCCACCCTCTGCGATACCGGGAGCGTAACGGGAACCGATCTCGTGCTGCAGGGTTACTGATCAGGGATGCGGGTTCAGAGGCGCTCGTGGAGCACGTGTGACAGCACCGGGTCGGTGATGACGCCGCTCCTACTGATTCCTTAATCCCAGCCTTCAGGTGGTCCAGGTCATGGACTTTACACACGTCTTTCAGGTTGTCAGCGATTTTAGCGGCGTGCGGTAGCGCCATGGAGCCTGGCTGGTCCCCGATGAGTTGTGGGTTCGTGACTTCCGGGTCTAGCCGTTAGTTATAGATTAGTAATTTTGACTTGTGTGAAAACAACAGTCAAGGATATTATCGGTTAATAAAAGGCGTGTTTACATTAGCTCTCCGGTTATTCTGCAATGTTTGAGGAACTGCACACAGACCAGACTGGCTGAAGGGAATTCTCGGTTTCACGTTCGTCGGAAATGAAAGCAGGTTTAAACCCGTGTGGATCACCAGCACGTTCCAGTAGGGAGTGGGTGAGTTTTTCAGGGGCGCGTTAGTGACGAGCGTAGAGAGGCAGCCGCAGGTGGGGATGAAGTAGGCCTCCGACGGAAGTCTGATAAACCCGAGGCCTGCGGGAAGTCAGTTTGACGCCTCGGAATAGGGGTCATTGGAGACAAGCGTCCGGATGGCGGAGCGCAGGGCCGTGTGCTTGAAGGCCAAGCTTGGGATGCCGGCCTTTTGGGGATCCTGCCGCCTGTGAAGTTACGTGGAGGACCCGCGTGTTTGCACATGTTcattctgtatgtgtgtgcattatgttaatattacattcattgtggggaccaaatgttccccacaataatattattattattttttttaacgttgtggggaccatttttcaggtccccacaaagatttctgaatgcaatcaaataactaaaaaatgccaaaagtcttatatttagtttggttacttatggttaaggttagggctgggtaggggttaaggtcgtcatgttgggattagagttttccccatagaaatgaatggagagtccccacaaagatataattacaaatctgtgtgtgtgtgtgtgtgtgtgtgtgtgtgtgagagagagagagacagacagacagacacacatacacacgtctGTCTAACTCTCTGTAACTCATGGCAGGTACTGCACCCTAGAACGAAGAGGTGGGTGTCAGTTTGGGGGTCATTCCAAACTCCTGAACGCTGCCATATACCGGTGTATTGTCAGTGACGGGTGACGTAACAGCCGAGAGCAGATTAATACTACAGGAGACTCGTGTCTTTCTGGATCGTCACACGGCTTCTGGAGTCTTTTGTTCTATGTGAATTATGCCACAAACCGCGGCTCACATTAATTTCTCACTCCCAGCGGTTTATATACCTACATGTTTACTGAGGAGCCGCGAGTTAAGAGCTGCACTCGCAGACACGGTGCCGTCCAGGTGCTTGCCGGACCTCTGAGAGGCGCCTTTCCTTTTACTCGCGCACAGGTGGCGCTACCAAATATGGAACGCTGGTCGCTAGGAGACCGACTGTGACATCAACAGCCAGGTTTCCATGGCGCAGTTGCTTCTCTGGTGCAGAATTTAATGAAATGTTGGATCTGTGCTGCAAGGCCCCCTGCCAACATTTCTCTAGAAAGTGAGCATGCGAGCACAGACCCTTCCCCTCTCCACCCCTTAGAAGATAACCTGACGTGTCAGCGCACATGGGCCCTCGTGTTAATCTTCTGCTCCACAGTGACCCCTAGTGGCACACATGGGCACTTGCAGGTTCAGGTTCCTTAAGGTGGATGTAAATAGTTTGTTTCATGGTGGGACGATTTGGAATGAATCTGTCCGGAAAGACACAGGACCCTGGCATTACAAAGGCTGATAATCTGTTATACTTGTTTTCAGTTATTAGGAATTAACAGAATATACTTTTGAATTACTATGTTAAATTGTACAGGATAAGCTTGggacagggggcggcatggtggtgcagtggttagcactgttgcctcacacctttgggacctgggttcaagtctccgcctgggtcacatgtgtgtggagtttgcatgttctccccatgtcgtcgtggggtttcctccgggtactccggtttccccccacagtccaaaaacgtgctgaggctaattggagttgctaaattgcccataggtgtgcatgtgtgagtgaatggtgtgtgagtgtgccctgcgatgggctggcccccccgtcctgggttgttccctgcctcgtgcccattgcttccgggataggctccggaccccccgcgacccagtaggataagcgggttggaaaatggatggatggatggatggacagttggtAGTGTGTTGATGGATTTGAACAGGTTACTAGACTAAAGTGCCATATTGCTGTACCTGAAGATGCTGAACTTGTCAGATATGCAGCCGCGTTATCAGTGGGTTCAAAGCTGTGACTCTTTTTGATAAATCATCTGCTAAGTGAAGTGGAGAGGCTGCAATATAAACACAGCAGGAAGGGCCCT encodes:
- the mogat3b gene encoding LOW QUALITY PROTEIN: 2-acylglycerol O-acyltransferase 3b (The sequence of the model RefSeq protein was modified relative to this genomic sequence to represent the inferred CDS: inserted 1 base in 1 codon); translation: MAAVRRLRTSRSEEVEEMDGWVDFIQKVSVLQWVLTFLFMGAFFTLLTIYLLFTSLWLLPTAYLLWMVLDWSTPERGSRQSDWVRNWPVWRHFKNYFPVKLVKTTELSPSKNYILGSHPHGIMCVGAFCSFSTGYGGFSKAFPGLRANLAILAGLFRLPIFRDYLMCAGMCPVSKPSLEHLLTRRGKGNAVVIVTGGAAESLDSAPGINVVVMKQRKGFVRLALEYGADLVPVYSFGETELFKQVVFPEGSMARSLQTTFKKLIGFAPCLFMGQSWGLVPYRRPVTTVVGGPIPVPKRPSPXKEMVDHYHSLYMEALTKLFHEHKVSCGLSESHDLHII